One segment of Dolichospermum sp. DET69 DNA contains the following:
- a CDS encoding undecaprenyl-diphosphate phosphatase, with protein MTIILDLSSINLLSSQLLQVGVSSTTVSNQVDLIPGVIQAFILGIVQGITEFLPISSTAHLLIVTKIFGWKELGDKDFVDAIQFGSVVAILWYFWAVISSLVKGAIKAFKTKDWESEDWKIVVGIGFGTIPALTIGFLLKDVIPESSLIIAIMSVIMAILLGLAEKLGTRKRGFNALEIKDGILVGLGQTLALVPGVSRSGSTLTTGLFLGLEREAAARFSFLLGFPTLTIATLYKSLKIFKLFQAGELPDNILILLIVGIISTFIFSYLSIAFLLKYLQTKNTFVFVWYRLAFGISILLAIAAGWQG; from the coding sequence ATGACAATTATCTTAGACCTAAGTAGTATAAATTTACTATCATCACAACTGCTACAGGTAGGAGTATCCAGCACAACAGTTAGTAATCAAGTTGATTTGATTCCTGGAGTGATACAAGCGTTTATTTTAGGGATTGTCCAGGGAATTACAGAGTTTTTACCAATTAGTAGTACCGCACATTTATTAATTGTAACAAAGATATTTGGTTGGAAAGAACTGGGGGATAAAGATTTTGTTGATGCTATTCAATTTGGTAGTGTAGTTGCCATTTTGTGGTATTTTTGGGCTGTAATTTCCAGTTTAGTTAAAGGTGCAATTAAAGCTTTTAAAACTAAAGACTGGGAAAGTGAGGACTGGAAAATTGTTGTGGGAATTGGTTTTGGGACAATTCCAGCTTTAACTATTGGTTTTTTGTTGAAAGATGTTATTCCAGAAAGTTCGTTAATTATTGCAATAATGTCCGTTATTATGGCAATATTATTAGGTTTAGCCGAAAAATTGGGAACTAGAAAACGAGGTTTTAATGCTTTGGAAATTAAGGATGGTATTTTGGTAGGATTAGGACAAACTTTAGCTTTAGTTCCTGGGGTTTCTCGTTCTGGTTCAACCTTAACTACTGGCTTATTTTTAGGTTTAGAAAGAGAAGCAGCAGCAAGATTTTCATTTTTGTTAGGGTTTCCCACTTTGACAATTGCGACTTTATATAAAAGTTTGAAAATCTTCAAGCTGTTTCAAGCTGGAGAATTACCTGATAATATTCTGATCTTGTTAATTGTTGGCATCATTTCTACCTTTATTTTTTCTTATTTATCAATTGCCTTTTTACTCAAATACTTGCAAACCAAAAACACCTTTGTTTTCGTTTGGTATAGATTAGCTTTTGGTATTTCTATATTATTAGCGATCGCCGCAGGTTGGCAAGGATAA
- a CDS encoding peptidoglycan DD-metalloendopeptidase family protein has translation MKRALKKREKAVLNNTPSNDDAPVEQTNYEINPKMTRRARTHRAAMIGLAISMGATSLLVTRQSDQAQAAAPVGSQKAASTMSAASETEMKFATTKLESHTVSSAGAFANSGILEPTVVSQVPGLEAKWQIATNNIAVEGTASNVISPAKTADNNSVSSQLSQGVSDRPVQATLPTGNQLPETATQLSKVEEVTGSTQNLPAGELANGNVDAQLKAQQEFALNRLQEKSSRLRNSLAQLRSEQTQYSLKTGIKAAQPTTVANKSVPEQSENLTDSHQSELISQLKQNKETSATIQQVPIPASASTKVVAQLSPSTYQVKPGDTLAEIANNYGTSVSELVRVNSLSDPNQLQINQRLIIPPDKVLETSSRVDNSSLNTPSFNPRSFVANNTSISVPSAIVTQQQEQIETPAVDSVTIPVPVATGEQERNNYPSIANRINVPAPIATDNQGQTTIPIVIPKALPTPSDSYGLGGDAPLPRTFSQKQGSQKPVQKVSKAKGNERIRSLQAEIERLRYKYRAQQAGIAVTGYENNSQSVAVESSSNSVASQANAIQIAIPQAILPSYSNQLPKTLVTASAPTNEPINPEFLPGKTGARWNSPRNSSGIKLTVPPARANASDSLGKLRGTSVSPALPPIAAVDIHLPRSTEDNPSFPSNSAATGYIWPAKGVLTSGYGWRWGKMHRGIDIANSTGTPIYASSAGVVEKAGWNSGGYGNVVDIRHDDGSLTRYGHNSRVLVQPGQRVTQGQTIAAMGSTGFSTGPHSHFEVHPSGKSAVNPIAFLPPRL, from the coding sequence TTGAAACGAGCATTAAAAAAAAGAGAGAAGGCTGTGTTGAACAATACCCCCAGCAACGATGATGCCCCGGTAGAGCAAACAAATTATGAGATCAATCCCAAAATGACCCGCCGGGCGCGGACTCATCGGGCAGCGATGATTGGCTTGGCAATATCAATGGGAGCAACCAGCCTTTTGGTGACTCGACAAAGCGATCAAGCCCAAGCAGCCGCTCCTGTTGGCAGTCAAAAAGCAGCTTCAACAATGTCGGCTGCTTCCGAGACTGAGATGAAATTTGCCACCACTAAACTGGAATCCCATACCGTCTCATCAGCAGGGGCGTTTGCTAATTCCGGTATATTGGAACCAACAGTAGTTTCACAAGTGCCTGGGCTTGAAGCTAAATGGCAAATTGCAACCAACAACATAGCCGTTGAAGGCACTGCATCCAACGTAATTTCCCCAGCCAAAACCGCCGACAATAATTCTGTCTCCTCACAACTATCACAGGGAGTGAGCGATCGCCCAGTTCAGGCGACATTACCAACGGGTAACCAACTACCTGAGACAGCAACACAGTTGTCTAAAGTGGAAGAGGTTACTGGCAGTACCCAAAATTTGCCAGCAGGGGAGTTAGCCAACGGTAATGTTGATGCCCAACTAAAAGCACAACAAGAATTTGCTTTAAACCGCTTACAGGAAAAGTCAAGCCGGTTAAGAAATAGTTTGGCTCAGTTACGCTCTGAACAAACCCAATATTCATTAAAAACTGGGATTAAGGCAGCACAGCCAACCACTGTAGCAAATAAATCCGTACCAGAACAATCTGAGAATTTGACTGATTCTCACCAATCAGAACTTATTTCTCAGTTGAAACAGAACAAAGAAACAAGTGCGACGATACAGCAAGTACCCATACCTGCATCAGCCTCAACAAAAGTTGTCGCTCAATTGTCTCCCTCAACATATCAAGTTAAGCCTGGAGACACCTTAGCAGAAATCGCTAACAACTACGGTACTTCAGTTTCTGAGCTAGTTAGAGTTAATAGTCTGAGCGATCCTAATCAACTGCAAATTAATCAACGGTTAATTATTCCTCCGGATAAGGTATTAGAAACTTCTAGCAGAGTAGATAATTCTTCTTTAAATACTCCTAGTTTTAACCCTAGATCATTTGTCGCTAACAATACTAGTATTTCAGTTCCTTCTGCAATAGTAACCCAGCAGCAAGAACAGATTGAAACTCCTGCTGTTGATAGTGTAACTATCCCAGTGCCAGTAGCGACAGGGGAGCAAGAACGGAATAATTATCCTAGTATCGCTAACCGGATTAATGTTCCTGCGCCCATAGCGACGGATAACCAAGGGCAGACTACTATTCCTATTGTTATTCCCAAAGCCTTACCTACTCCCAGTGACTCTTATGGCTTAGGTGGTGATGCTCCATTACCAAGAACTTTTTCCCAAAAGCAGGGGTCACAAAAACCCGTGCAAAAAGTATCTAAAGCCAAAGGTAATGAACGTATCCGCAGCTTGCAGGCAGAAATTGAGAGATTACGTTATAAATACCGCGCTCAACAAGCTGGTATAGCTGTTACAGGTTATGAAAACAATAGTCAATCTGTTGCTGTTGAATCATCCAGTAATTCCGTAGCATCTCAAGCAAATGCCATCCAGATTGCTATACCTCAAGCAATATTGCCAAGTTACAGCAATCAACTGCCTAAGACTCTAGTAACAGCATCTGCTCCTACCAACGAGCCAATTAACCCAGAATTCCTGCCTGGTAAAACTGGTGCTAGATGGAATTCTCCTCGCAATTCATCTGGGATTAAGTTAACAGTGCCTCCTGCTCGTGCCAATGCGTCTGACTCTTTAGGAAAATTGCGAGGAACTTCTGTTTCTCCTGCTTTACCACCTATAGCAGCAGTGGATATACACTTGCCTCGAAGCACTGAAGATAATCCTAGTTTCCCATCTAATTCTGCTGCCACAGGCTATATTTGGCCAGCTAAGGGAGTTCTTACCTCTGGTTATGGCTGGCGCTGGGGCAAAATGCACAGAGGGATTGATATTGCTAACTCAACTGGCACACCCATTTATGCTTCATCTGCTGGTGTAGTTGAGAAGGCTGGCTGGAATAGCGGTGGTTACGGCAACGTTGTAGATATCCGCCATGATGATGGCAGCTTGACTCGCTATGGACACAACAGCCGAGTTTTGGTGCAACCTGGTCAACGAGTGACACAAGGTCAGACAATTGCGGCTATGGGCAGCACTGGTTTCAGCACTGGACCTCACAGCCATTTTGAGGTTCATCCGTCTGGGAAGAGTGCTGTTAACCCTATCGCTTTCTTACCCCCTCGTCTGTAA
- a CDS encoding tRNA (cytidine(34)-2'-O)-methyltransferase, with translation MPQIVLVNPQIPPNTGNIARTCAATGTELHLVGPLGFEISDRYLKRAGLDYWPYVKFHYHESIETFQNVHKQRGGRRLGFSVRGDFNYINFQFQADDWLYFGSETEGLPDSILSTCDSTLYIPMYEPGVRSLNLSVSVAVGLFECRRQLGYLQ, from the coding sequence ATGCCCCAGATAGTTTTAGTCAACCCACAAATTCCTCCTAATACGGGCAATATTGCCCGGACTTGTGCCGCTACAGGCACGGAATTACATTTGGTAGGTCCGTTAGGATTTGAAATTAGCGATCGCTATCTAAAACGAGCTGGGTTAGATTATTGGCCTTACGTTAAATTCCATTATCATGAATCCATAGAAACATTTCAAAATGTACATAAACAACGTGGGGGTAGACGCTTAGGTTTTAGTGTTCGTGGTGATTTTAACTACATTAATTTTCAGTTTCAAGCGGATGATTGGCTGTACTTTGGCAGTGAAACAGAAGGTTTACCAGATTCTATTCTCTCCACTTGTGACTCCACCTTGTATATTCCCATGTATGAACCTGGTGTGAGGAGCTTGAACCTATCAGTCAGCGTGGCCGTAGGTTTATTTGAATGTCGTCGTCAGTTAGGATATTTACAATAA
- a CDS encoding HEAT repeat domain-containing protein: MYDEYELSLLDAEAELESPLDQLEPLTAESEVAKPDPELMLVLLENPQPQQRMLAARAFCDIQDERATAHLIHLLTDNCPLVRVSAAYGIGRNPSQEAVEPLIMQLNRDFNGYVRKGVVWALGNCRDRRSLPPLTDALRTDIPAVRLWAASALAQMTVVGYEAIVGAMPALIEALVKDPIAGVRSNSAWTIGQLCKELPSNVVYATAIDALIQAFAEDKDLGVRADTKASLLGVGDPRGLQLIETLEQDGWF; this comes from the coding sequence ATGTACGACGAATACGAACTAAGCCTACTCGATGCCGAAGCGGAGCTAGAAAGCCCCCTAGACCAACTAGAACCACTTACTGCTGAGTCAGAAGTGGCAAAACCTGATCCGGAATTAATGCTGGTACTTTTAGAAAATCCCCAGCCCCAACAACGGATGTTAGCAGCGCGTGCTTTTTGTGATATTCAAGATGAACGGGCAACAGCCCATCTGATCCATTTGCTCACAGATAATTGTCCCCTGGTTCGAGTTAGTGCTGCTTATGGTATCGGTCGCAATCCCTCCCAGGAAGCCGTAGAACCATTAATTATGCAACTCAACCGCGATTTTAATGGTTATGTTCGTAAAGGTGTCGTGTGGGCTTTGGGTAATTGCCGCGATCGCCGTTCCTTACCACCCCTCACAGATGCCCTCAGAACCGATATCCCCGCCGTTCGTCTCTGGGCTGCGAGCGCCCTAGCACAGATGACAGTAGTAGGTTATGAAGCCATTGTTGGCGCGATGCCTGCCCTGATAGAAGCTTTAGTGAAAGATCCCATAGCTGGCGTACGCAGTAACTCTGCTTGGACAATCGGCCAACTTTGTAAAGAACTACCTTCTAATGTTGTCTATGCTACAGCCATAGATGCATTAATTCAAGCTTTTGCTGAGGACAAAGATTTAGGTGTGAGAGCAGATACTAAAGCCTCGCTCTTGGGGGTAGGAGATCCTCGCGGCTTGCAATTAATCGAAACTCTCGAACAGGACGGATGGTTTTAG
- a CDS encoding GNAT family N-acetyltransferase, producing MQRTYQEQFPDQNFSHLAHTVEQYFSRDTPIWWVYEDQGIGNQMGSPVPIACLWVGNAIDQVSGDRHPHIFLLYVIPTHRRQGIGQALMQYLENWAKQQGARQIGLQVFLSNTSALNLYHQLGYQEQSLWMVKSL from the coding sequence ATGCAGCGGACTTACCAAGAACAATTCCCTGATCAAAACTTTTCCCACTTAGCCCATACAGTTGAGCAATATTTTTCCCGTGATACTCCTATTTGGTGGGTATATGAAGACCAGGGAATAGGTAATCAGATGGGATCACCCGTTCCCATAGCTTGTCTCTGGGTGGGAAATGCTATAGATCAGGTAAGTGGCGATCGCCATCCCCATATCTTTCTCCTGTATGTTATCCCAACACATCGCCGACAGGGTATAGGTCAAGCCTTGATGCAATACTTAGAAAATTGGGCTAAACAACAAGGCGCTCGTCAAATTGGACTACAAGTATTTCTATCTAACACATCCGCATTAAATCTTTACCATCAACTCGGTTATCAAGAACAATCCCTTTGGATGGTAAAATCACTTTAA
- a CDS encoding ABC transporter permease, which yields MGTQVVILVGTFVLIVTGLLLGYVLSQLVLQNLAFNFLTLLGTISLILIFGTLYYVLFWQLRREPLQALKPSIPNQVDEEVTGNYLKNRLIARLSGDVAAAERLIDQAKQNVPGMPENWYCEKVLNELDQDQQ from the coding sequence ATGGGAACGCAAGTAGTTATTCTTGTTGGTACATTTGTTCTGATAGTCACGGGTCTATTACTGGGCTATGTACTTTCACAATTAGTTCTGCAAAATCTGGCTTTTAATTTCCTCACACTCCTGGGAACAATTAGCCTGATTCTAATTTTTGGTACACTTTATTACGTCCTATTTTGGCAACTGCGCCGTGAACCTCTTCAGGCACTCAAACCCAGTATACCCAACCAAGTAGACGAAGAAGTAACTGGCAACTACCTAAAAAACCGCTTAATCGCTAGATTATCTGGAGACGTGGCTGCGGCTGAAAGACTAATTGACCAAGCTAAACAAAACGTTCCGGGAATGCCAGAAAATTGGTACTGTGAAAAAGTTTTAAATGAGTTAGACCAAGATCAGCAATAA
- a CDS encoding AmpG family muropeptide MFS transporter, whose amino-acid sequence MNPVKSLLRVFGSQKMAALILLGFSSGLPLFLTSKTLQAWMTVEKVDLTAIGLFSLVGVPYSLKFLWSPLLDWFTLPFLGRRRGWLITLQIGLLIAIACMSLQQPKQALQFLAINAVVIAFLSATQDIAADAYRTDVLNPLEMGAGAAVFVLGYRIALLLTGSLALILADRIAWSSVYLLLSLGMGIGIIATLLAPEPKEISPPDSLRAAVILPFREFIERQGVFHAILTLLFIVLYKLGDSFVNNMSTPFLLQTGFTQTDIGALQGGMGLIATIVGTLAGGAILSKIGLNRSLWVFGALQAVSNLAYLVLAQVGKNYQVLVLTINIENFCAGLGTAAFVAFLMNMCNQRYSATQYALLSSFMAVSRDILVAPAGSLAKSTGWPLFFIISIFAAVPGLLLLPLFAPWNPKALAATRPGLKEEEDIWERK is encoded by the coding sequence ATGAATCCAGTCAAATCCCTACTGCGCGTTTTCGGTAGCCAGAAAATGGCGGCTCTGATCTTACTCGGTTTTTCATCAGGATTGCCCTTGTTTTTGACCAGCAAGACCTTACAAGCGTGGATGACGGTTGAAAAAGTAGATTTAACCGCCATTGGCTTATTTAGCCTAGTAGGTGTGCCATATTCCTTGAAATTTCTCTGGTCGCCGCTGTTAGACTGGTTTACCTTGCCATTTTTAGGGAGAAGACGGGGTTGGTTAATTACCCTGCAAATTGGGTTACTCATAGCGATCGCCTGTATGTCCTTACAGCAACCCAAACAAGCCCTGCAATTCCTAGCCATCAACGCCGTAGTTATTGCCTTCCTCAGTGCCACCCAAGACATCGCCGCTGATGCTTACCGGACGGACGTTCTCAACCCACTAGAAATGGGCGCAGGTGCAGCAGTATTTGTCCTCGGTTATCGGATTGCCCTCCTCCTCACAGGTTCATTAGCCCTGATTCTTGCCGATAGAATAGCTTGGTCATCAGTATATTTATTACTATCATTAGGCATGGGAATCGGTATTATTGCCACCCTCTTGGCACCAGAACCAAAAGAAATCAGTCCACCAGACTCCTTAAGGGCAGCCGTAATCTTACCCTTTAGGGAATTTATCGAACGTCAAGGAGTATTTCACGCCATACTCACCCTGTTGTTTATCGTCCTCTATAAACTCGGTGATTCCTTTGTTAACAATATGTCTACGCCGTTTTTACTGCAAACGGGCTTTACACAAACTGATATTGGCGCACTTCAAGGCGGAATGGGACTAATTGCCACAATAGTTGGCACATTGGCAGGTGGCGCAATTTTGAGTAAAATTGGACTGAATCGTTCACTTTGGGTATTTGGTGCTTTACAAGCAGTCAGCAATCTAGCTTATCTTGTTCTGGCACAAGTTGGTAAAAATTATCAAGTTCTCGTACTGACAATTAATATAGAAAACTTTTGTGCTGGGTTAGGAACAGCCGCCTTCGTTGCCTTTTTGATGAATATGTGTAATCAGCGTTATTCCGCAACTCAGTATGCTTTACTTTCTAGTTTTATGGCCGTCAGTCGTGATATTCTAGTTGCGCCAGCAGGTTCTTTAGCAAAAAGTACGGGTTGGCCGTTATTTTTCATTATTAGTATTTTTGCTGCTGTACCGGGACTTCTCCTGTTACCATTGTTTGCTCCCTGGAATCCCAAAGCATTAGCAGCCACCAGACCAGGACTAAAAGAAGAAGAAGATATATGGGAACGCAAGTAG
- the dndE gene encoding DNA sulfur modification protein DndE has translation MESPIERIKLSQTAKEQLLKLKRSTKIDQWNILCRWAFCRSLAEPAAPSPVPIPQDSNVEMTWRVFGGEISDILLLALKQRCYNDGFDTDRETLITQFRLHLHRGIGYLAGDQNIKKIEDLIELTTNKVRS, from the coding sequence ATGGAATCACCAATAGAAAGAATTAAACTGTCCCAAACAGCCAAAGAACAACTACTCAAACTCAAACGCAGCACCAAAATAGACCAATGGAACATACTATGCAGGTGGGCGTTTTGTCGTTCCCTCGCAGAACCCGCAGCGCCTTCACCCGTACCTATCCCCCAAGACAGTAACGTAGAGATGACATGGCGGGTTTTTGGGGGAGAAATATCCGATATTTTGCTTTTAGCTCTCAAACAAAGATGCTACAACGACGGCTTCGATACAGATAGAGAAACCTTAATTACCCAATTTCGTTTACACTTACATCGCGGTATTGGCTACCTAGCAGGAGATCAGAATATTAAGAAAATTGAAGACTTAATTGAACTAACCACAAATAAAGTAAGATCCTGA
- a CDS encoding four helix bundle protein produces MGRPDFEELQVYKLSEKLANEIWKIVMTWDNFAKDTIGKQIVRSADSIGANIAEGRGRYNFQDNKRFIKIARGSLNETIHWLRLAYARKLLTVEQVNILKPIINELPAKLNAYLNSIGNN; encoded by the coding sequence ATGGGAAGACCGGATTTTGAAGAGTTGCAAGTTTATAAATTGTCAGAAAAATTAGCAAATGAAATTTGGAAAATAGTTATGACATGGGATAATTTTGCTAAAGATACAATTGGTAAGCAGATTGTCCGTTCAGCAGATAGCATCGGAGCAAATATAGCAGAAGGGAGAGGACGTTATAACTTTCAAGATAATAAACGCTTTATTAAAATAGCTAGAGGTTCTCTAAATGAAACAATTCATTGGTTGCGGCTTGCTTATGCCCGTAAATTATTAACAGTTGAACAAGTAAATATTCTCAAACCGATAATTAATGAACTTCCCGCGAAGTTAAATGCTTATTTAAATTCAATTGGTAATAACTAA
- the dndD gene encoding DNA sulfur modification protein DndD → MIFLELVLQNFGPYAGKQIINLNPQIDEDNARPIILLGGMNGGGKTTLMDAIRLALYGQRAQCSTRGNLSYTDFLNQCVNSKATPTEKTRIELVFEHIEDDKPIRYRVVRTWEKNPKDGKDHLGILGDDETWPIDSLVNIWDEYIENILPLGISNLFLFDGEQVKELAEQEIPPPIVVDAINGLLGLELADKLAIDLEILVNRKKREFADNKDLAKLEEIETRINEKQQEYENKQEKLKALNLEVTELEKIHEEALDRFVNEGGKIAAERSQLENQKEEKIKIANNVRESLCELAADVLPLALISPLLSQVQRQGEQELKTQQIQLAKDVLIARDERLLNWLQQLNLETNKVTNIQSFLAEDINNLYTNNLSTKNNWLNGDEESLSLVDNITYRLQISQNTAQKQLDELNNYEEEILTLERQVQTAAAPEEYTKLQKAVKQAQTEVNKIQSQSDIMSQKLIELDTETKKLRQELNEYAVENLKYQNSEHIIDSALKVQQTLKLFRERLTLRKLNKLEEEVKNCFLYLLHKSDLVHRIAIDAKTFGLSLYDLNGKQVPKHRLSAGEKQLLAIAFLWGLAKVSGRRLPVAIDTPLGRLDSSHRHNLVERYFPSASHQVILLSTDTEIGLQEYQNLQETEAIAREYLLEYNSNKRETTIKPGYFW, encoded by the coding sequence ATGATCTTCCTAGAATTAGTCCTGCAAAACTTCGGTCCCTATGCTGGAAAACAAATCATCAACCTCAACCCGCAAATTGATGAAGATAACGCCCGGCCAATTATCCTTTTAGGAGGAATGAATGGCGGTGGAAAAACCACCCTTATGGATGCTATACGTCTGGCTTTATATGGACAACGCGCCCAATGTTCAACACGGGGAAATCTGAGTTATACAGATTTTTTAAATCAATGTGTAAATAGTAAAGCTACCCCCACAGAAAAAACTCGCATCGAATTAGTTTTTGAACATATCGAAGATGATAAACCGATTAGATATCGGGTTGTGCGGACTTGGGAAAAAAATCCCAAAGATGGTAAAGATCATTTAGGAATATTAGGAGATGATGAAACATGGCCAATTGATTCATTAGTAAATATCTGGGATGAATATATAGAAAATATCTTACCTTTAGGTATTTCTAATTTATTTCTCTTTGACGGTGAACAAGTTAAAGAACTTGCAGAACAGGAAATACCACCACCAATAGTTGTGGATGCTATTAACGGACTTTTAGGTTTAGAATTAGCAGATAAATTAGCAATTGATTTAGAGATTTTAGTAAATCGCAAAAAACGGGAATTTGCAGATAACAAAGATTTAGCAAAATTAGAAGAAATTGAAACCCGAATTAATGAAAAACAGCAAGAATACGAAAATAAGCAAGAAAAACTCAAAGCCCTCAATCTTGAAGTTACAGAATTAGAAAAAATTCATGAAGAAGCTTTAGATAGATTTGTAAATGAAGGTGGTAAAATTGCGGCTGAACGTAGCCAATTAGAAAACCAAAAGGAAGAGAAAATTAAAATTGCTAATAACGTCCGTGAATCCTTATGTGAACTAGCCGCTGATGTTTTACCTTTGGCGTTAATTAGTCCTTTATTATCTCAAGTCCAAAGACAGGGAGAACAAGAACTGAAAACTCAACAAATCCAATTAGCCAAAGATGTCTTAATTGCTAGAGATGAAAGATTACTAAATTGGCTACAACAATTAAATCTAGAAACTAATAAAGTTACTAATATTCAATCTTTTTTAGCTGAAGATATCAATAACTTATATACCAATAATTTATCAACAAAAAATAATTGGTTAAATGGAGATGAAGAAAGTTTAAGTTTAGTTGACAATATCACCTATCGGTTGCAAATTTCCCAAAATACTGCCCAAAAGCAATTAGATGAATTAAATAATTATGAAGAAGAAATCCTCACCTTAGAAAGACAAGTGCAAACTGCGGCTGCACCCGAAGAATATACAAAACTACAAAAAGCAGTAAAACAGGCACAAACTGAAGTTAATAAAATTCAATCTCAGTCAGATATAATGAGTCAAAAACTGATAGAATTAGACACAGAAACTAAAAAATTGAGACAAGAATTAAATGAATATGCTGTAGAAAATCTTAAATATCAAAATAGTGAACACATTATTGATTCGGCGTTAAAAGTTCAACAAACATTAAAATTGTTTCGAGAAAGATTAACTCTGAGAAAACTGAATAAATTAGAAGAAGAAGTAAAAAACTGTTTCTTGTATTTATTACATAAATCAGACCTAGTACATCGCATTGCTATTGATGCTAAAACCTTTGGCTTATCATTATATGATTTAAACGGAAAACAAGTCCCCAAACATCGGCTTTCTGCTGGTGAAAAACAACTATTAGCGATCGCATTTTTGTGGGGACTAGCCAAAGTATCAGGAAGACGCTTACCAGTCGCCATAGACACCCCCTTAGGAAGACTAGACTCCTCCCACCGTCACAACCTAGTAGAGAGGTATTTCCCCTCAGCCAGCCATCAAGTTATCCTCCTTTCCACCGACACCGAAATTGGTCTACAAGAATATCAAAACCTGCAAGAAACCGAAGCCATAGCCCGTGAATACCTCCTCGAATACAACTCCAACAAAAGAGAAACCACAATAAAACCCGGTTATTTTTGGTAA